In Sander vitreus isolate 19-12246 chromosome 4, sanVit1, whole genome shotgun sequence, the genomic stretch CAATTTAATTGCATTAATACATGTTTTGCCTTTTACAACCTTCAACACAGTGACCAGTATAAACCTGCTTCTCATCAAATAGATAGAACACCCCCCTCCCTTAAAATAACAAGTTGTGAAAGAGGTTCATTCTGTGGTATGGGAGGTTATCGGTAAACAGTTTGCATTATCCTCATCATTTTATCTGTTAAACCAAATATTTTGGAAAATCTTTTTGACACGGACACCAAATATCTGTTGATAATTCTTTTATTTCTagctaaaaaatgtattttgctgAGGTGGTCTGCCCCGCAAGTCCCAACGGTCGGAATGTGGTTGTCACAGATATCGTCTCTTCTCCCTTTGGAGAAACTGACTTATGACCTCAATCATAATTTCGATTTTGGAGACCACTGCATTCCTTCCTGCAGAGACTCTGACTTCACTGTGTTTGGTGTAatctgtaaaatatatatatatatatatatatatatatatatatatatatatatatatatatatatatatatatatatatacacacacacactactggaGTAGTATCCAGTATATACTggatatatatatctttttttttcccccatactTTGAACTTAGTTTGAAGACAATGCAGCGTCTGCTGTTCGTTTTGGGTGGGATTTTttctgttgtatgttttttgtgtgtgtgtgtgtgtgtatatatatatatatatatatatatatatatatatgtgtgtgtgtgtgtgtacagtacatatactttttttctgttgttggtGTGTCTGTTAAACTCAAatcaataacaaataaataaataaataaataacaagttGCAGGCTTTTGAGGAATGAGATCTTGGTCGTCTACTCACCGGATGCACTGGTACAAAGTGCCGAGTTCAGCCACCAGCTCTGTGGCTCCTTTGTTCTCATTGCAGCACAAGTTGTGCACAGTCTCTATGGCCTTGGAGGTCGACTTCAGCTCATCTTTGTTGATGTTGACTCGCTTGTTCTGAAGTTGAACAGAAAGAAAAGTGTAATGTTTCAAAGGAGAGTTAGGAAGCAGCTGTGAAGGTGAACCCAGCGGGTATAAAGGCAACACAAGAGCATGGGAATTCTGTAAGGCAATAAGTAGTTTACAACTAACTAGCTTAGCCAGTTAATCCAAATCAAACGATAACTGAAAACTGCCATTAATGGAATTTAGTTGAACTAACAACAAACTACTCTAAACTCGTTACTAACACCCAAATACATCAGCAAATTCATCCCCGTTTTGTGTACCTTTTTCCACGTTTCAACCACACTGGCAGCATAGGCCAAGATGTGgatgtatttgtgtttatggTCTTGGTTAATCTTTGATCCGGGCTTAAACAGTGACTGCATGAACAGGTCCAGAAAGGCAGGCACTCTGATCTAAAGACGAGAAAGATTAATATTTCAGCACCTTAACAAGCATGTAGTTGATAGAAACAGGCTCAAAGATGCTTCGTCTTTACCAGCTCCACAGGAGGCGGGTCCATGCTGCTGAACATCTTAAAGAGAACTGTGATATCTGCAGGATTCAGGGCTCCTTTAGACAACATGGCACCCAGCGCCTGGCAGGCTCGAGGGTAGGCGGCTGCTGTGCCGAGCGCGAGGGTTATCTGACTGGCATCGTGACCTCTGTGATATAAACCACAACCACAGAATTAACATCGTGCCGATTTGAATGGATTCCTTGTTGTACAGGGCATGTCATGGCGAGATTCTGATGAAAAAGAGACACGCATGAGTCACCTCTCATGTGCTGACTTCTGCACCTCCTGGCCGATCCTACGAACAGCTGAACCGCCCTGTTCCTCCTGAGACAGGATGGACATCATCGCCTGGGCAAAGAGGTAGGTGTGCTCGCCATGACACACCATCTTCTATACAAGGGAGGAGGGAACACCTCAGCATGCAGCAAACAGAGGAACAGAAGAGCACCACATGTACTGACTGACCTTTACACAATGTGTTGTTAATATAACACAGCTTGTTATTTTTATTCTGGACTAAACTCTCACTTCATAAGGCAAGGAGGTAAATAATCTATGGAAACAAATAATCCTTTAGactataaaatgtattaagaaGAGTGAAGAACATCACAGTTTCTAGATGACTTCTTGCTGGTTTTGTTTGAcggaccaacagtccaaaattcatagatattcaatttacaatgatagAAAAATAGTAAATCCTCAGATTTGAAGAGTGGGAGTCAGTGAATGTTTGTCagttttgcttgataaataaatgaaaacaattcattatcaaaatagctgaTTAAATATTAACCGTTTTAGCACTACAATCAgggttttaaaatgtcaattgtGTATTTAAAGAACTGCAAGGTACAATATAAAAGGATATattaatatgaatatttgaAAACATGAAACCAGATTAAAAAAACTAGTTTACTCACTGTAAAGTAACAGAAGCAGGACTCTAAAAAATAATTGGTAAATGGAGATGGTACTTAATTTCATAGCACCGTGGTTAATGAAACATAGAAGCTAACAGGCTCACAGCAAATTCTGGCAGGTTCTTCTCCAGATTTTCTTCTCCTCCATCCAGCAGCGTGGCCAAAGATGTCCTCAACACCCGGGAGAAAACTTCCAGCTGCTGACATGCTGTGGACACACTGGTGATCTCACCCTGATAACCTGCGTCTGAaatgagctaaaaaaaacacacacacacaaaatatatgtTCATCTTTTGAGGCAAAACTGCTCAACTTCATATAACTTAAAAGAGGCATTGCCAGTTCTACGTATTAATCTTTCATTTGTAttgaacttttattttgatttataaaTTCATCAGTTATTGTTTAGgctgtaaaatgtcaaaaataattaCCAAcatctatttttttcttctctttactCTTACTTTAACAGCACATGTTGGTGACTTAAATACTTCAAATTGAAGGCCTCCACTCTAAAGCATTATTACATTTCCTAAACTTCTGGACCAGGAACTGCTTTACTACTACCAGTACtgctactaccaccaccaccactgtaccttcacagtgaagttgagcATCAGACAGTCTGGGTGAGCCTCTGCCAGCTTATAGAAAAGATCTCTCCACGTAGTGTGTGCTATCATCTGTTCGAGCCAAGCAGGAGTCTGAAAACACAAGACTGTATTGGTTTGGTTCATAATAGCTTCACTTACATGTAACCATGGCAACTAAATCTTTTTGCACAAGATGTCCAGGATTTGTGTTCATTTGGATTTGTAAAATACAACCAAGTGTTCAGAAATCTCACCTCTCCCTCGACAGTGAAAATTGAATCAGCTTTTTGGGGGTCAAAGTGTTTTATCAGGAGACTCTTGAGGTGATTTTCTACTCGCTCTTGGACCTGAGCAGGCTCTACACCTGTagacaaaataaagaaattacaGATTAATGAACGGTCGTCAATGAGGCACAAGGTAAAAGTcggaggaggaaggggaaggttgttgtttttgccacAGCCTGCTAGTCCAGAAAACATTGCAGGATCTTGTAGTCTGCTACCTACCCATCTGGATGAGCCACTCTGCCAGCAAATTAACTGTCTGAGCCACAGCAGAGTAGTTTTCAGAGAGAAGCTGGATGACGTGTTCTGGGGAGCCACCTGATTGGAAATACCTGAAAAAAACATGGTTTCTATGATTACATTCTCAGTGGGTCTTTAGGATTCATGTGTGCTCTTGCATTGGTCAAAACACTAGCCTTCCTGTGCAGTGTGCAGTTATTTTGTTGTCTCGTTCTTACTTAGAAATGTTGCTTTGAATTGGGATGAATGGTGATAATATTGTGCTTGTATGAGAAAACAGGTGCTTACGTTTTTAGGGTGTTGAAGATGGCAGGCTCCATGATGTAATCCCTGCTGGAGAATTTCTGAAGACAATCTTCCTGGATTTTCCCATCATTTTCCCCTTCCACATAATCCTCCACAAAGGAACATTGATACATGTGTTTATGCTTCTGCAAACTACTCTCCTGTCTTTGTTAAATCTctattctctttctctcttttgcatACAGTAACATTTATAGAGTGACACCAACATTGAGAGGGCAGAGGAGGATTGAGTAGTGCCATAGAAGAGAACAAACACAATGAACAACATTTTCATGACACTATCGGATATATGTGACTGACTGAGCATCATCAGATTTAAagcacaataaaatgtaaatgagagCCAGTTCAACAGGGAGGTAAAAGAGACTTTCCATATGGGTTCCTTCTTCCGGTCTTTCCTCGTTGAATGCATGTGTGAgtgaataataataacaacaataataataatagtagtaataataataataataatatatttccTTTGGTGGAAGTGTTCTTTTCAAAATCGGTCAAACAGTGTAGCTgaaaaaattgtttttcttaTCATACTATCATAAGACTTTAGACCAATCAGAACAAATGttgtggcatttttgcttgtCATACTAGTTTTTAGAGGTTGTGTCCATGGATGTAGTCACTgcctatggatgtattaaaaTGGTAAGGGATGGTAACCTATTATTTGTGAATGTCTCGCgagatggttaaggttaggagaGGTCGTCGTGTAGCGAATCTCGCGAGAGTTTTCGCAAATTTTAAACTAGAGATCTAGACACGAACGTCTTTGAGCACAAATGGGTTAGCTAATAAATATAGCTATGTGTTATCGAGCAACTGATTATTCTTCTGCTGGAAGAAAGACCTTCAAAGGTTTATCTAAACAACCTACTGCCATTTAATGGTACGGGcaataattacaaaaataaaatgcggtgacagaaataaaagaaaatggttAAATGGTATATTCAAGTGAGCTGAGTAACAGTTAACTTCCATGTCCACTCgctgtaacgttagttagtCTGTAGCTGGCTAACGGAGCCGCTGAGCTGCTGCGAGTTCAATCCATGCGGAACATCTTATCAGTGCAGCTGTGTGGacacatctgtctctctgttagcTGACCGTTAATGCAGCGTTGTCACAACAAACCAGCAGCTTGtgtagctagctgcagctaagATAATGctgcttagctagctagctaaactaacTGTGCACTCTGCACAGCAACAAGTCGTCATCTCACCATGGGACCCTCCCCCGTGCCTTCCCAGTCTCCACCGCCGCTGTAATATTCCTCGTCCATGATGACGGGAGAGAAGTAGCGTTGAACTAGCTACAATAACCCTGCTGTACGTTTTAAATCTTGACGTGACTTTGTTTTCcgaatgatgatgatgctggaaGCAGCTAGCCTGtttagctagcaagctaacaaCAACAGGAAGGAAATGGCGAGTCGGTGAACGGCAGGCCACGCCCCCCACTTTAATCGCTGGTGGTATTATTCCCTGAGTATTGTCTGTCAGGAACTGCAGGCGTGATAAACAGACCGATGATAATTACATTTACAGCTACTGTACTggaaaataaaagatgtcaagGGTTATATGGAATTCAAAAATCCCAAACATGATGGTTCCTTCCTTTTGTGTTTGCATACAttaccaaaattcaaactgaGCGTGTGAGCAAAAATTGAGTCTATTTGTTGTGCATATTTGAGCATTTTGCAGAGATATGCACCAAATTAAGAATTAACGTCAAGAGACAACTTGAATATATTCAATCAAACTTTGATAATGCCTAGAATGTAAGCATACGTTTAGTttgtttacaaaataaactccacagggcacctttaaacatgaGGTTTACTAGTTTGATGTGCATATAAAGCTTAATGTGAAGCACTGATCTTAGATGTTTAGAAATTgtgattattaataataatgttgaaGACAGTTCAACCTGTTCTATTTAACCTCCACTAGATGTTAGTATGGTGCCATACATTATGAGTCATGTACAGTTTCAAATATTTATCTAGTATCTATATACACACGGTATGTAttgttttcaatttaaaaaggtTAAATGTGCCTTTGTCATTCACAGAGAAATTAAATTTGtcatctgcatttaacccaGTCTATAGGCCTACATAGAAGCAGTGGACCGCCAAAGCTGCCCAGGTAACATGAGATTATATTTCATTATGAGAGTATGTGGTGTGgaacatttcttcttttttttttttccttttcttctttctgtgtaTTGCATTTCCTGATAGACAAATATTTAATTCCCCctatacacatacagacacaatgGTTTCCTTTCTGTTTTGAGTTCCTGAAATAGACTATTTCAGTTCCCCTTTTACAGATACTGTGACTAACTGTCAGAGGAATTTAAAATCAACCCATCAAAATCTACTGCAGGaaacaaatacatgttttgtttaaCTTGTATGGCATTTAGCAGGCAGAGTCCAGGCATATGggaacaaactttttttttttattttataatgcaAACTGCAACATATGAATTATATTATTTACCCAAAGGAGCAGAAAAAGGTCATATACATGTGGCAAATACATCACACAGTCTGTGTTAAATCTAAGTCCAACACAATATTTTCATCTAAACCGTAAAGGGAAAAGCCACcctaaaacaaaatgtacattcCTTTGATGTCGGACAGTTCATTCTTATTTTGTGAACATAATCAAGTCTCACCCAACGCCAAGACTCTCGTTTTTCCTCCACAGACAGCGCAAAAGGGAACCAGACTTTATATCAAAGTCAGTGATTTGATACGGGATATTGGCAAATATTATTCAGGCTCAACAAGCTCAGACATACAGTTGTTCTCGGGTTTCTGATTCAAGTTCTGTTCACAAATGTTAATTGAACTGTGTAATATCATAGGATTCATAAAGTGAATTCATCAGGGGTTTTGCTTTTAGAAGGCATTCTATCAGGAGGATTTCTAAGCACGAACATAGCTCAGTGGAACACTAAACCTCAATCAGTTCAGTTATTGCTTAGATAAATAATATTTACTCTACAAGAGAAAGAAGTTTCACATTGTTCAGATGTAAAAAGCAGTTCTaaaatgtgttgtcaaattgacttttttttggttgAAAAATCCCTGCGCTGTTGAAACATTTCACCATTTTGTACATCTGCATCAAGTCTTGGAAAGTTTCAGAAAGGATTAATTGATTGGCTGAAAAACCAGCCATGTGACAAAAACAGTGACGGAAGTCTTTTGTAACTCTGGAAAAAACAGTAAGTAGCACCATGTTCGCTAAGGGCAAGCCAGAAGGTAAAGGGGGAGAAGCCACATGAGCACACAGAGTTCAGGTGTGCACTTAAGTGCTGCGGCTCGCAACAAAAACTGCAGATCCTTCAAAGTTACTTTTTGGTCGTCATTCTCCTCCATCGTAGTCCGGCTGTGTGCAGCTTATGCAAATATAGTCCTCCAACTCTGCTCGCTCAGCAGACAGTCCCACACAGATCTGGTGGAACCACTGATTGCAGCTACCGTCACATTGGACCCAGTTTACCTGAAAAGCAgtaagatgagaaaaaaaaaaagaataaaaaaaaaaaaacacattaacaaaacaacaacaaatcagTTAAAACTCCTGCCATTAAAAACCCTTCATGTAGTATATTTAGTAGAGTGATATAAAACAAACCTCGTCCCCCTCTGGCTCTCTGCACCATGGTGCAGCACACAATGAGTAGTCCTCCTCGGAATCTGAAGCAGCGGGGTCAGACACCGGGTGTGTGGGAGAACAAGTCCGCTTGGTTTCTTCGCTCCTCTCTTTGCTCTTCTTAGACTTCTTTTTGCGGCACTTCTTGGCCTTCTCACTGTGCTGCGAGTCGGAGCTGTCCTTACGTCGCTTGGTCCTTTTGCTCTGACCGTTCCCCGTCTCCTTTTTGACACTGGAAACTCCATTCTGTGTCAAgacaaaaatattacaataaatatACCAAAAAGTAGTGATTATATATCAAGTGTGATTGAGAATATGATCTACATTTGTCGTTACCCTGTTGTGGTGGGGGCTCCCTCTCTGAGACTGTTGGTCCTGTTCTGCGTTGTTCTCACAGGGGTCACTATGTGAGAGCAGGGGGGCCAGTTTGGACAGCAGGTATTTGTACAGCTGCTCGGTTTCAGGCAGAGTGACCTGCAGCAGGAATCCCTCCACCATCAGCTCCTCCAGCTCAGGACCGAGACCTGTGACAAATATGATGAGCAGCAGAGAGTTCagaggtgaaataaaaaaaaaaaaaatgcaaagtgCGTAGATGCAAAGTGCTTAAAGCTTTAAAACGTACCCTCGAGTGGAACAGACTGGTGCTCTGTATGAAAATATGAACCGTTTATTTCCTGAGTCAGATGTGAAGATATCCCAGGTCCAACTCGCCcctgaaacaaaaaacaatcaacTTTAGTATGCTTGACAGTGATCGGTGCGTCTACAACGCTAATGTCAAAAACCAGGAGACTCATTTATTGAACTCTATTTACACTGAgttataaaatgtgtttccaCTGACCATCTTTGATACTTTCTCCAGCACTCCCTCTGTGCAGGCCTGTTGAACTCTGTGCTGCCATCGCACCGTCCTCTCGATGAGGAAGCGCAGGGCATCCCCTTCCGGCAGCCGAACCCGAATCCTCTGCAGCGAAGCCAACAGGGGCAGGACCTTGTCCAGAGGGGGTTTCCTCGACCGATGGCAAAGTGGGCAAAGCCAGGCTTGGCCGTACCCGAGGTCTGCTGTTGTTGTAACGCAGCCGCAGTGGAAAACGTCTCGACAAAGCTCACACTGCATCATGGCACCCGAAGGGGCCTTTTGGCAAACGCAAACACTAAGTGCACAACAGTTTTCAGCAGGAACAAGCTTGGACTCATTTGAAGTACGCAGAGCCAACAAGATCTCCATCTCCCTCTGGCGGACCTCAGCAAGAGTGGCCATCTGTTAAGTAAGAAAATTGtactcaataaaaaaataaacaaataaagactAATCTCATTCGCtttagttagtgtgtgtgtgcgcggggGGGGGGTGGTAGGGATTTCAATGAGCAgactcaagcacacacacacacagttaaggATAAAAAACAATAGCTACACTCACAGCAGAGGCAGAGTCCTTGCTCTCAGAGAGAACTCTCTCTACGTCACACAGAGACTCCAGTTTTGTTGAAGATTTTTTACTGATCTGTGTAGCTTCTTTTGCTTTTTTAGGTCTTGACTTTTGATGCACGGCCCCTACATCACATCTCGGACAAAGCACCTGGAAACATTAAagcaaaacacactttttattgGTCCTGTCATATTTGGAAAACAGCTTTGAAATGAGCGCACCTATTAATATCGGTTTACCtcaaggagagagaaaggagagttTTTCAGTAGGAATGTCTTCGCTGCGCTCTCCTTCCAGCTCTGAACATCACTGACGAGGGCCTCCAGGCGACTCAGCGGGTCGAGTCTCACTGGGATGCTCTCTGCTCTGAGAAGCAGCTCAGTGAGGCTGTCCAGCACAGGAATGCGTCCCCCGAGCTGCAAGCGTGCACACACAAGATTTAGAATCAAAACTCAACCATCTCAGGCCAAGTGTTAAGTGCTGAGAACATTCAGCATGGCTTAAGTTGAAGTATATTTCACCTGAAGTGCTTCGGCTTCATGGAGCCATTTCTTGGCCTTGGTGATGACATCCTTCAGCTGCAGACAGTTGGGCAGATAGGCAGGGATGTTTTCTACTTCTTGTAGAGCGGCGTCGAGTGTAGCCATGCTGTGATACGGCCTGTGAAGGGAAATGTGCTTTAGTGaatactagggatgcaccgaatccagatttttggggttcggccgaataccgaatcctactcccatcctcagtccattaacacattaatgaagtaaacaacgtccacagcagtgtatttttcattttattttatctgtaaaaaataaaaataaaaaagaataggcAACATTATGCCAGGAAGACAAGTGggaaaaactatttttacaATTACCATAGGTTGTTATGTTTACCCTAACTCAAGATCCATTCAATATCCAAAATATTAGCCTTTTAGATTTATAATCTCATAAAAGTAGACTACCCCCAGGTGTAGGGCTAGCAAAACTGGTAATGGccgtctggttaacacaagtttttagctgtgactgtccttcctttgccgtacctgaagttgctgcattttggctgctgtctgtagattccttcatgcacaactcgtattctttcggaagTTTCATACACAAATGctttaacagcggcgatgttgtgtatcgtttagggtccttgccaccacgagacaaatcagCATTGCAAATTGCacatgtagctcgacttgaattgcctttttttgactgaaagtattgCCAAATAACAccttttctgctcacgagttccattttcactttctcacagcctactgcattgaacgctccacctacgtaaacaccttcccgtaatcaacggcgccatCATTACGTTGACCCGCGTAgcgcaagcgtagggttcgaaAAAgtttcggcagaaaccgaaccccgtcaaaaagcccaatattcggccaaaTCCAAgccaaatcctggattcggtgcatccctggtgAATACAGTGTACATGTTCAGGATTTATACAATGTCTGATGTTGGAGTGTCACTTCATCTTTTGTCTGgtgtatttcaattttaaatcttagttacataaaaaaaaaaaaacatcaagtaTTAGATGATCACATGATGTGCTTGCGATGGCAGAGTCTGGTGCTTTACAGCGTGAAGTCTCTGTGGTGCCATCACAGCACCATGATCCTCTTTATCCACCATGATTCAGCTCTGCAGACTTGGCACATTTCACTCGGCACGGTCTGAAGTTGAAGCTGATTTCACGTTTTCACTTCAAGTCTGTTTTATAAAGTTACAATTGTAGTGGTGTCAAAGTATGAGATCACTGTTTAGATAGGCAgactttactgtattttaacaaaAGTTAGAGTAAGCTAAGTTCACAACTGGAACCAAAACGGGGTGTCCCTGATTGCTGATTACTGTGAGATTTCTTGTTCATTTCATAGAAGAGATGCTCAGAACTAGTAGGTAGTATGTGTGGTAGTGTGTTTGTTCATGGACAGTCTCTCATCGCTGTAGCTTATTATGTTTTTCATGGTAAATTGATATCTTATGCTGAAACTTTGTCAGCCTTGACACTATTGTTTcagaagattatttttttatatatatataaaaataaaaaaagtaataacttttaaaaaaagggtaagaacaaaaaaaaaaagggaaaaaatccGTAGTATCTATCTAACCTAGACCTATGTCCCAGTGCAGCTCAGTTTCCTCACCTGGCCTCCATCAGGCTGAGCACCCGCTCCTCCCACTGCTCTGACACCGTCAGCAACTCCTGTAGACGAGCCATGGCtctctccacagagctgtgaggGGCCAAGCCCACGCCCTGGTCGATCAGCCGCCGCATGGTGTCCAGACAGAGGCTTTCTGGCCGGCTGCTGGCTTGCTGTACGGCCTCCAGCCAGCGGGCCTGCTCCAGTCTCTCCCTCAGCAGGGCCAGCTGAGGCAGCTCCACGTCCAGGCCCAAGCTCACGTCCAGCAGCTCCTGCAGCTCCAGCGGGCTGGGCGACTCATCAGATAGGAGGCATTGGCTGCGCTGCTGGAAGTCATCCACCCGGGTCAACAGGTCCTGGGGGTGTCCACATTCAACAGGCATTTAGGGCGGATATTTAACTACTGAGACTAGACTTTATTCACAAACAAAGCCAAATTCACTCACATAAACCAAACATTCAGACATTGTTCGACTGtaaagtgaaaatgtgatgaCACAGAAACGTTAGGAGAGCtttaaaaaggaacacgccgactattcaccgtatcccccagagttagataagtccatacatacccttcggtatccggctccatctagcctactgctcccaataagtgacaaaaaaaaacaacattttcctatttacatgttgtgatttgtgtagtcacagcatgtacaaataacaaggtcacataagacacagccatcttctaaccgtatacatactgggaactatattctcagaaggcaaagcactgctacttctgctacttgggcggagtgattttcTCGCAGCACACAAGAAGCCCCGttgtgaggagcagagagtaacaatggtgcttttcaggtgttgcgccaaacactccgcccaagtagcagttgctttgccttctgagaatatagctcccagtttgtatacggttagaagatggctgtgtctcgtgtgaccttgttatttgtacacgctgtgactatacaaatcacaacatgtaaataggaaaatgttattGTGTcactgggagcagtaggctagttggagccggttacctccaggatctgtgccaactaggctagcggtgggtgcgtcaaaTAGTGTTATGAcatgcacagagatgagaaggtatgtatggacttatctaactctgggggatacggtgaataagctaaagtcccaataagttggcgtgttcctttaacgtGTGCCAATTTCTCCAAGAAACCAATTTAACTTAATGATGACCTACCTTGGATTATTCTTGAAGGAGACATGCTCTGGAATTGAGATCAGTTTCCACTCATGCAATGAGCCCTTCTCATGAGATATCAATTTGAATGAAGGATTCAGGTAGTCATGTAAAGAAGAATGTGTCTAATCCAAGCTAACCTTCAGTAAAGGAGCCTGTCGGATGTTGCACGGCAGGCTGTCGAACTGTCGGACAAAAGACCTCAGCTCCTCAACAGTCAACCCGTTCTGGTTTTGAGACTTTCCTCCTCCAGAACGATAcctgaaatacaaacaaaaactcTCAGAAAAATGACAGAATTGTCtttaacagcaaaaaaaaacacaacaactgtCTTCAAACTACAACGCTGGCACcttgaaaataaaagtctgcgTTCTGCAACCTTTGTCTTTCAAAATACAAACAGTGATAATGATATAATGATACACTGGGGTCAATAACAACCACAAAGTGTGACACATTATGGGTCTGAATGAACATGGCTGGTTTTTATGGATGGGATATTTATGGTCTTATTCTGATTCATAGAGAAGTCAAAAAGTTGTGTAACACAATTTCAATCTAAACCAACAGTGTCAAAATCTATTTGACGTACCTCGTCTGCCTCTTTCCATTGAGAAGCT encodes the following:
- the nelfcd gene encoding negative elongation factor C/D; the encoded protein is MDEEYYSGGGDWEGTGEGPMDYVEGENDGKIQEDCLQKFSSRDYIMEPAIFNTLKTYFQSGGSPEHVIQLLSENYSAVAQTVNLLAEWLIQMGVEPAQVQERVENHLKSLLIKHFDPQKADSIFTVEGETPAWLEQMIAHTTWRDLFYKLAEAHPDCLMLNFTVKLISDAGYQGEITSVSTACQQLEVFSRVLRTSLATLLDGGEENLEKNLPEFAKMVCHGEHTYLFAQAMMSILSQEEQGGSAVRRIGQEVQKSAHERGHDASQITLALGTAAAYPRACQALGAMLSKGALNPADITVLFKMFSSMDPPPVELIRVPAFLDLFMQSLFKPGSKINQDHKHKYIHILAYAASVVETWKKNKRVNINKDELKSTSKAIETVHNLCCNENKGATELVAELGTLYQCIRFPVVSMGVLKWVDWTVSEPRYFQLQTDHTPVHLALLDEICTCHQLLHPQVLQLLIKLFETEHSQLDVMEQLELKKTLLDRMVHLLSRGYVLPVVGYIRKCLEKLNTDISLIRYFVTEVLDVIAPPYTSDFVQLFLPILENDSIAGTIRTEGEHDPVAEFIAHCKSNFIMIN